A part of Candidatus Bathyarchaeota archaeon genomic DNA contains:
- a CDS encoding amino acid-binding protein, protein MWKKIESQLDNYPERLKVARVLIENGLSAQGDKIYLNQIEIPPIRIARVAGVDRRTVNETLHAIQANPELRMIFEEIRPAGHSLKEIAKHLDLGVIEITPTSAATRGILANSASALNKAGLGIRQAIVDDPELSPEPKLTLIVERKIPGELIPELLKIPGVAKVSVY, encoded by the coding sequence ATGTGGAAGAAAATCGAAAGCCAACTCGACAACTACCCCGAACGCCTCAAAGTCGCACGCGTCCTCATAGAAAACGGCCTATCAGCACAAGGCGACAAAATCTACCTCAACCAAATCGAAATCCCCCCCATCCGCATCGCCCGAGTCGCAGGCGTCGACCGCCGAACCGTCAACGAAACCCTCCACGCCATCCAAGCCAACCCAGAGCTCCGCATGATTTTCGAGGAAATCCGCCCCGCAGGCCACAGCCTCAAAGAAATCGCCAAACACCTCGATTTAGGCGTAATCGAAATCACCCCCACCAGCGCCGCCACACGGGGAATCCTAGCTAACTCCGCCAGCGCCCTAAACAAAGCCGGCCTAGGCATACGCCAAGCCATCGTAGACGACCCCGAATTGTCCCCGGAGCCGAAGCTGACGCTGATTGTAGAAAGAAAAATCCCCGGTGAACTCATCCCAGAACTACTAAAAATCCCCGGAGTAGCAAAAGTCTCAGTCTACTAA